In Haloarcula hispanica ATCC 33960, one DNA window encodes the following:
- a CDS encoding heavy-metal-associated domain-containing protein — MSTTLTVEGMSCGHCEQTVEEAIEALAGVQGAEADKDAEQVSVDGDVSTEQLIAAVEDAGYDAKA, encoded by the coding sequence ATGTCTACGACGTTGACCGTCGAAGGGATGAGTTGTGGTCACTGCGAGCAAACCGTCGAGGAGGCCATCGAGGCGCTCGCTGGTGTCCAAGGCGCTGAAGCCGACAAAGACGCCGAGCAGGTGTCTGTCGACGGCGACGTCAGCACAGAACAACTCATCGCCGCTGTGGAGGACGCGGGGTATGACGCAAAGGCCTGA
- a CDS encoding sulfatase, with protein sequence MGRPNVLLVVLDCVRAANTSLLGHRRRTTPFLEAFGREATVYTQARTTASWSLPAHTSLFTGVPAEGHTLKITERLQPGQTIFDFLHKEGYETGVFTENPYLTVHPSGLSDSFETVVTERPDSTDVDDPSETRNGVDGFWYADELTEWVDEQTESWAACLNLMDAHMPYATRDAYDEWGADLYWGMHDELPIKWEWSVYGEQLPPGVGQLLEPLYDGAIRQTDAILEQVIGDLEARGVLDDTLVVITADHGDGFGEPPQAATEPPAVMHGMGTQEELFHVPLVVRGPGQTESRRIESLATLSRFPDAVLAAFDGEKDDSGWFVAPDGQTTAYQAPPTGQTAEYAEQYTDEPDRFQQPASLVYQNGPGDTVYKRAAWGADEYEAVVRGRRSEPSDGTPIDRPPSDVVADSAEQSETLDITELAAGEDEMAEYDIDGFDDVDLESRLERLGYL encoded by the coding sequence ATGGGTCGCCCGAACGTGTTACTCGTCGTTCTTGATTGTGTCCGTGCGGCGAACACCTCGCTGTTGGGTCATCGACGCAGGACCACCCCCTTTCTCGAAGCGTTCGGTCGTGAGGCGACGGTGTACACGCAGGCACGGACAACCGCGAGCTGGTCGTTGCCGGCCCATACGAGCCTGTTCACCGGAGTTCCGGCGGAGGGCCACACGCTCAAGATTACCGAACGGCTGCAGCCCGGCCAGACGATCTTTGATTTCCTCCACAAGGAAGGATACGAAACTGGCGTATTCACCGAGAACCCGTATCTCACCGTTCATCCATCCGGGCTCAGCGACAGCTTCGAGACCGTCGTCACGGAACGGCCCGATTCAACAGACGTTGACGACCCGTCCGAAACCCGCAACGGTGTCGACGGCTTCTGGTACGCCGACGAGCTGACTGAGTGGGTCGACGAGCAAACTGAGTCCTGGGCCGCGTGCCTCAATCTGATGGACGCGCACATGCCGTACGCGACGCGGGACGCCTACGACGAGTGGGGCGCGGACCTGTACTGGGGAATGCACGACGAACTCCCGATCAAGTGGGAGTGGAGCGTCTACGGAGAGCAACTCCCGCCGGGCGTCGGACAGCTGCTCGAACCGCTGTACGACGGCGCGATTCGACAGACTGACGCTATTCTGGAGCAGGTGATTGGTGACCTGGAAGCACGCGGCGTTTTAGACGACACGCTGGTCGTCATCACGGCGGACCACGGTGACGGATTCGGAGAACCCCCACAGGCCGCCACAGAGCCACCCGCGGTCATGCACGGGATGGGCACGCAGGAGGAACTGTTTCACGTCCCACTCGTCGTCCGAGGACCGGGGCAGACCGAGAGCCGGCGAATCGAGTCCCTGGCGACGCTGTCACGGTTTCCCGATGCCGTTCTGGCCGCCTTTGACGGCGAAAAGGACGACTCCGGATGGTTCGTCGCCCCCGACGGACAGACCACTGCGTACCAGGCACCCCCGACCGGGCAGACGGCAGAGTACGCCGAGCAGTACACTGACGAGCCGGACCGGTTCCAACAGCCGGCGTCGCTCGTGTACCAGAACGGACCCGGTGACACCGTATACAAGCGCGCAGCGTGGGGAGCGGATGAGTACGAAGCGGTCGTGCGGGGCCGGCGGTCCGAGCCCAGCGACGGCACACCTATCGATCGCCCACCGTCAGACGTTGTCGCTGACTCCGCAGAGCAAAGTGAGACACTCGACATCACCGAACTCGCTGCCGGGGAGGACGAAATGGCAGAATACGATATCGATGGCTTCGACGACGTCGACCTCGAGTCGCGGTTGGAGCGACTCGGCTATCTCTAA
- a CDS encoding MTH865 family protein, with the protein MTEDTAEQLRAELEAVFTSAEYPVEEPMELVPVLPDGPSTTFEAGDVSVGVMDFGTEYAEYQDYPYETAAALIDDLMVGFREEGLFD; encoded by the coding sequence ATGACAGAAGACACTGCCGAACAGCTTAGAGCGGAATTAGAGGCAGTTTTCACCAGCGCCGAATACCCCGTCGAGGAACCGATGGAGCTGGTGCCAGTTCTGCCGGACGGCCCAAGTACGACGTTCGAAGCAGGGGACGTCAGCGTGGGGGTGATGGATTTTGGCACAGAATACGCTGAGTATCAGGACTATCCCTACGAGACAGCTGCAGCCCTTATCGACGATCTGATGGTTGGCTTTCGGGAAGAGGGGCTGTTTGACTGA
- a CDS encoding universal stress protein: MYSDILVPTDGSASMKQVLEHTIDIADGRDVTVHALYVVDDRAFLSMDDKMQDEVLENLRTEGEEATSVVRDTLEQEGIEVSTAIQRGKPADRIVSYVADADIDLVTMGTQADKYEKNMLGSTAQKVVTKSSVPVLTVDVSESD, translated from the coding sequence ATGTATAGCGATATTCTCGTTCCAACGGATGGGAGTGCGTCAATGAAGCAGGTACTGGAACACACAATCGACATTGCCGACGGGCGGGACGTCACCGTCCACGCGCTGTATGTCGTCGACGACCGAGCGTTCCTGTCGATGGATGACAAGATGCAGGACGAGGTGCTAGAGAACCTGCGAACGGAGGGCGAAGAGGCCACGTCGGTCGTCCGAGACACGCTGGAACAGGAAGGAATCGAGGTCTCGACGGCTATCCAGCGGGGCAAACCAGCAGACCGCATCGTATCGTACGTTGCTGACGCCGACATCGACCTGGTTACGATGGGAACGCAGGCAGACAAGTACGAAAAGAACATGCTCGGGAGCACAGCGCAGAAGGTCGTCACGAAGTCGTCCGTTCCGGTACTCACTGTTGACGTTTCCGAGTCGGACTAG